In the genome of Cupriavidus taiwanensis, one region contains:
- the boxC gene encoding 2,3-epoxybenzoyl-CoA dihydrolase encodes MTTAPRVDYQTDPSQYKHLKLAFEGPVATLAVDIDENAGLRPGYKLKLNSYDLGVDIELNDALNRIRFEHPEVRTVVITSGKDKVFCSGANIFMLGVSSHAWKVNFCKFTNETRNGIEDSSAHSGLKFLAAVNGACAGGGYELALACDEILLVDDRSSAVSLPEVPLLGVLPGTGGLTRVTDKRHVRHDLADIFCTTTEGVRGQRAKDWRLVDDIAKPAVFAQKVRERALALAAQSDRPADAQGVALTPIERVIEADALRYTHVTVEIDRAGRTATFTVKAPTGAQPQDIGAIVQAGAGWYPLQLARELEDAILSMRTNELDIGTWLIKTSGDATAVLATDATLLAHRDHWFVRETIGLLRRTLSRLDVSSRSLFALIEPGSCFAGTFLELALACDRSYHLALPDDEARAPKITVADVNFGLYPMATGQSRLGRRFYDEQPALDAVRARAGQPLDADAAYALGLVTANPDDIDWTDEVRIALEERVAMSPDALTGMEANLRFNGQENMFTRIFGRLTAWQNWIFQRPNAVGDKGALKVYGKGDKAAFDWNRV; translated from the coding sequence GTGACCACCGCCCCCCGCGTCGACTACCAGACCGATCCTTCCCAATACAAGCACCTGAAGCTGGCTTTCGAAGGCCCCGTCGCCACGCTGGCGGTGGATATCGACGAGAACGCCGGCCTGCGCCCCGGCTACAAGCTCAAGCTCAACAGCTACGACCTCGGCGTCGACATCGAGTTGAACGACGCGCTCAACCGCATCCGCTTCGAGCATCCGGAAGTGCGCACCGTGGTCATCACCAGCGGCAAGGACAAGGTGTTCTGCTCGGGCGCCAATATCTTCATGCTCGGCGTCAGCAGCCATGCGTGGAAGGTCAACTTCTGCAAGTTCACCAACGAGACCCGCAACGGCATCGAGGACTCCTCGGCACACAGCGGCCTGAAATTCCTGGCCGCGGTAAACGGCGCCTGCGCCGGCGGCGGCTATGAGCTGGCGCTGGCCTGCGACGAGATCCTGCTGGTGGACGACCGCTCGTCGGCGGTGAGCCTGCCGGAAGTGCCGCTGCTGGGCGTGCTGCCGGGCACCGGCGGCCTGACCCGCGTCACCGACAAGCGCCATGTGCGCCATGACCTCGCCGATATCTTCTGCACCACCACCGAGGGCGTGCGCGGCCAGCGCGCCAAGGACTGGCGCCTGGTCGACGATATCGCCAAGCCCGCGGTGTTTGCGCAGAAGGTGCGGGAACGCGCGCTGGCGCTGGCCGCGCAGAGCGACCGCCCGGCCGATGCGCAAGGCGTCGCGCTCACCCCGATCGAGCGCGTGATCGAAGCGGATGCGCTGCGCTATACGCACGTCACGGTCGAGATCGACCGCGCCGGCCGCACCGCCACCTTCACGGTGAAGGCACCGACGGGCGCGCAGCCGCAGGACATCGGCGCGATCGTGCAGGCCGGCGCCGGCTGGTACCCGCTGCAGCTGGCGCGCGAGCTGGAAGACGCGATCCTGTCGATGCGCACCAATGAGCTCGACATCGGCACCTGGCTGATCAAGACCAGCGGCGATGCCACCGCGGTACTGGCCACCGACGCCACGCTGCTGGCGCACAGGGACCACTGGTTCGTGCGCGAGACCATCGGCCTGCTGCGCCGCACGCTGAGCCGCCTGGACGTGTCGTCGCGCAGCCTGTTCGCGCTGATCGAGCCAGGCTCCTGCTTTGCCGGCACCTTCCTGGAACTGGCGCTGGCGTGCGACCGCAGCTACCACCTGGCGCTGCCCGACGACGAGGCGCGCGCGCCGAAGATCACCGTGGCCGATGTCAACTTCGGCTTGTACCCGATGGCCACCGGCCAGAGCCGCCTGGGACGGCGCTTCTACGACGAGCAGCCCGCGCTCGATGCCGTGCGCGCCAGGGCAGGGCAGCCGCTCGATGCCGATGCCGCCTACGCGCTGGGCCTGGTCACCGCCAACCCGGACGACATCGACTGGACCGACGAAGTGCGCATCGCGCTGGAAGAGCGCGTGGCGATGTCGCCCGATGCGCTCACCGGCATGGAAGCCAACCTGCGCTTCAACGGCCAGGAAAACATGTTCACCCGCATCTTCGGCCGCCTGACCGCGTGGCAGAACTGGATCTTCCAGCGCCCCAACGCGGTCGGCGACAAGGGCGCGCTCAAGGTCTATGGCAAGGGCGACAAGGCCGCCTTCGACTGGAACCGGGTCTGA
- the fusA gene encoding elongation factor G, with translation MHESPDAIRTVALLGHAGSGKTSLAEALLHKGGAVHTPGSVERGSTVCDNDPLERKYKRSLSAAVAHLDYRDTRIYLIDTPGYPDFSGHAISALAAVETAAIVINAQTGIEMTTRRAMAWAQARQLCRMIIINGIDGEKVDLPALLAEIQEAFGKECLPINLPADSGGKVVDCFFNPAGESDFLSVASAHDALIDQVIEIDPELMELYLEQGEAITPEQLHAPFERALREGHLVPICFTSAVTGAGIEALLDVFVRLLPNPTEGNPPLFYRSTGADAEGTEQRQAVRAEPVPDKHVLAHVFKVVIDPYVGKLAIFRIHQGTVTRDSQLYIGEGRQPFKVAHLLRLQGKETQEVPRAGPGDICAVAKVDELGFDAVLHDATEDGNIHLTPLEFPTPIYGLAIEPARRGNEQRLAEVLHKLSAEDPCLRVEHPAGTNETVVFGLGEFHLRCALERLTDQYKLEVATRPPKIAYRETIGGKAEGHHRHKKQTGGAGQFGEVMLRVEPLSRGEGFDFVDAVKGGAIPGQFIPAVEKGIRQVLDSGPLAGFPMQDVRVTVYDGKSHPVDSKEVAFATAGRKAFIDAVLKARPSVLEPIVDIEVTAPGSAMGDIIGDLSTKRGQVHGTRTAAGNTVIVAGQVPLSELNDYQSRLNSITGGHGSYTIQFSHYDNVPPAQQEKMAARHKAQPDTD, from the coding sequence ATGCACGAGAGTCCCGATGCCATCCGCACTGTCGCCCTGCTCGGGCACGCAGGAAGCGGCAAGACCTCGCTCGCCGAGGCGCTGCTGCACAAGGGCGGTGCGGTGCACACGCCTGGCAGCGTCGAACGCGGGTCCACCGTGTGCGACAACGATCCGCTCGAGCGCAAGTACAAGCGCTCGCTCAGCGCCGCGGTCGCCCACCTGGACTACCGCGACACCCGCATCTACCTGATCGACACCCCGGGCTACCCGGATTTCTCCGGGCACGCCATCAGCGCGCTGGCCGCGGTCGAAACCGCGGCCATCGTCATCAATGCGCAGACCGGCATCGAAATGACCACGCGCCGCGCCATGGCGTGGGCGCAGGCGCGCCAGCTGTGCCGGATGATCATCATCAACGGCATCGACGGCGAGAAGGTCGACCTGCCCGCGCTGCTGGCGGAGATACAGGAGGCCTTCGGCAAGGAATGCCTGCCCATCAACCTGCCTGCCGACAGCGGCGGCAAGGTGGTCGACTGCTTCTTCAATCCGGCCGGCGAGTCGGATTTTTTATCGGTGGCGTCCGCGCACGACGCGCTGATCGACCAGGTGATCGAGATCGACCCCGAGCTGATGGAGCTGTACCTGGAGCAGGGCGAGGCCATCACCCCCGAGCAACTGCACGCGCCGTTCGAGCGCGCGCTGCGCGAAGGCCATCTGGTGCCGATCTGCTTTACCTCGGCCGTCACCGGCGCCGGCATCGAAGCGTTGCTGGACGTGTTCGTGCGGCTGTTGCCCAACCCCACCGAAGGCAACCCGCCGCTGTTCTACCGCTCCACCGGCGCGGATGCCGAGGGCACCGAACAGCGCCAGGCGGTGCGCGCCGAACCGGTGCCGGACAAGCATGTGCTGGCGCATGTGTTCAAGGTGGTGATCGACCCCTATGTCGGCAAGCTGGCGATTTTCCGCATCCACCAGGGCACGGTCACGCGCGACAGCCAGCTCTATATCGGCGAAGGGCGCCAGCCGTTCAAGGTGGCGCACCTGCTGCGGCTGCAGGGCAAGGAGACCCAGGAAGTGCCGCGCGCCGGCCCCGGCGATATCTGCGCGGTGGCCAAGGTCGATGAACTGGGCTTCGACGCGGTGCTGCACGACGCCACCGAGGACGGCAACATCCACCTGACGCCGCTGGAATTTCCCACCCCCATCTATGGCCTGGCGATCGAGCCGGCGCGGCGCGGCAACGAGCAGCGCCTGGCAGAAGTGCTGCACAAGCTCAGCGCGGAAGACCCGTGCCTGCGCGTCGAGCATCCGGCCGGTACCAACGAGACCGTGGTGTTCGGCCTGGGCGAGTTCCACCTGCGCTGCGCGCTGGAGCGGCTGACCGATCAGTACAAGCTGGAAGTGGCAACGCGCCCGCCCAAGATCGCCTATCGCGAAACCATCGGCGGCAAGGCCGAGGGCCATCACCGGCACAAGAAGCAGACCGGCGGCGCCGGGCAGTTCGGTGAAGTGATGCTGCGCGTCGAGCCGCTGTCGCGCGGCGAAGGCTTCGACTTTGTCGATGCGGTCAAGGGCGGCGCGATTCCGGGCCAGTTCATTCCCGCCGTGGAAAAAGGCATCCGCCAGGTGCTCGACAGCGGCCCGCTGGCGGGCTTCCCGATGCAGGACGTGCGCGTGACCGTGTACGACGGCAAGAGTCATCCGGTCGATTCCAAGGAAGTCGCGTTCGCTACCGCCGGACGCAAGGCCTTTATCGACGCGGTGCTCAAGGCCAGGCCGAGCGTGCTCGAGCCGATCGTCGATATCGAGGTCACGGCGCCTGGCAGCGCCATGGGCGACATCATCGGCGACCTGTCGACCAAGCGCGGTCAGGTCCATGGCACGCGCACCGCGGCCGGCAATACGGTGATCGTCGCCGGGCAGGTGCCGCTGTCGGAGCTGAACGACTACCAGTCACGGCTGAACAGCATCACCGGCGGGCATGGCAGCTACACCATCCAGTTCAGCCACTACGACAACGTGCCGCCCGCGCAGCAGGAGAAGATGGCGGCGCGGCACAAGGCGCAGCCGGATACGGACTGA
- a CDS encoding oxidoreductase encodes MSTTQIQAIPTHPAGTGAKVWFITGASRGFGLELTRAALARGDRVVATARNPQAVIGAVGEHEHLLAVALDVTSEDQAIAAAAAAVARFGRIDVLVNNAGYGLLGAVEEASAREVEQQFATNVFGVLAVTRAVLPQMRRQRSGHIVNISSIGGYAAYPGWGVYGATKFAVEGLTEALSAELAPLGVRATVVEPGFFRTDFLDASSLVRVGTEIGEYAETVGAMRAHMASANHQQPGDPARLATALLALADSDNPPVRLPLGSDTVARIADKHRKVEGELAAWHALAVSTDHADARG; translated from the coding sequence ATGTCCACCACCCAAATCCAAGCCATTCCCACCCACCCCGCCGGCACCGGCGCCAAGGTCTGGTTCATCACCGGCGCCTCGCGCGGCTTCGGCCTCGAGCTGACCCGCGCCGCGCTGGCCCGCGGCGACCGCGTCGTCGCCACGGCGCGCAACCCGCAGGCCGTCATCGGCGCCGTGGGCGAGCATGAACACCTGCTCGCGGTGGCGCTCGATGTCACCAGCGAAGACCAGGCGATCGCTGCTGCCGCGGCCGCGGTGGCGCGCTTCGGCCGCATCGACGTGCTGGTCAACAACGCCGGCTACGGCCTGCTGGGCGCGGTGGAAGAGGCCTCGGCCAGGGAGGTCGAGCAGCAGTTCGCCACCAATGTGTTCGGCGTGCTGGCAGTGACGCGCGCGGTGCTGCCGCAGATGCGCCGCCAGCGCAGCGGCCATATCGTCAACATCTCGTCGATCGGCGGCTATGCCGCGTATCCGGGCTGGGGCGTGTACGGTGCCACCAAGTTCGCGGTCGAAGGGCTGACCGAAGCGCTGTCGGCCGAGCTGGCGCCGCTGGGCGTCCGTGCCACAGTGGTCGAACCGGGCTTCTTCCGCACCGATTTCCTCGATGCCAGCTCGCTGGTGCGCGTCGGCACGGAGATCGGCGAGTACGCGGAGACGGTCGGCGCGATGCGCGCGCACATGGCCTCGGCCAACCACCAGCAGCCCGGCGATCCTGCCCGCCTGGCCACCGCCCTGCTCGCGCTGGCCGACAGCGATAACCCGCCGGTGCGGCTGCCGCTGGGTTCCGACACGGTCGCGCGCATCGCCGACAAGCACCGCAAGGTGGAAGGCGAGCTGGCCGCGTGGCATGCGCTGGCGGTGTCGACCGACCACGCCGACGCGCGCGGCTGA
- a CDS encoding SDR family NAD(P)-dependent oxidoreductase, which produces MSTHPFDLTGKVALVTGGNGGIGLGIAEGLAAAGADIAIWGTNADKNAAAADRLGRHGRKVHTELCDVGDEQAVDAAMMRTVAALGRLDGCFANAGVGSGSKAPFDQIATEAWRRTLRVNLDGAFFTLRAAVRQMLAQGDGGVLCSTASVAAIEGAPRAEHYAATKGGVISMMRGLAVEYARKGIRAHSILPGWIKTEMTSAAQGNDAFQEMVHKRVPMRRWGEGSDFAGIAVYLMSPASAYHTGDTFVIDGGYTLF; this is translated from the coding sequence ATGAGCACGCATCCGTTCGACCTGACCGGCAAGGTGGCACTGGTGACCGGCGGTAACGGCGGCATTGGCCTGGGCATTGCCGAGGGGCTGGCCGCGGCCGGTGCCGATATCGCGATCTGGGGCACCAACGCGGACAAGAACGCCGCCGCCGCGGACCGGCTGGGCCGGCACGGGCGCAAGGTGCATACGGAGCTTTGCGACGTCGGTGACGAGCAGGCGGTCGACGCCGCAATGATGCGCACGGTGGCGGCGCTGGGACGCCTCGACGGCTGCTTTGCCAACGCCGGCGTGGGCAGCGGCAGCAAGGCACCGTTCGACCAGATCGCCACCGAGGCCTGGCGCCGGACCCTGCGCGTCAACCTGGACGGCGCCTTCTTCACGCTGCGCGCGGCGGTGCGGCAGATGCTGGCGCAGGGCGACGGCGGCGTGCTGTGCAGCACGGCCTCGGTCGCCGCCATCGAAGGCGCGCCGCGCGCCGAGCACTACGCCGCCACCAAGGGCGGCGTGATCTCGATGATGCGGGGGCTCGCGGTCGAGTATGCGCGCAAGGGCATCCGCGCCCATTCGATCCTGCCGGGCTGGATCAAGACCGAGATGACGAGCGCGGCGCAGGGCAACGATGCCTTCCAGGAGATGGTGCACAAGCGCGTGCCGATGCGCCGCTGGGGCGAGGGCAGCGACTTCGCCGGCATCGCGGTCTACCTGATGAGCCCGGCCTCG
- the boxB gene encoding benzoyl-CoA 2,3-epoxidase subunit BoxB has translation MSGINYSDKIPNNVNLSEDRTLQRALEQWQPNYLSWWNDMGPEGSHQHDIYLRTAISVDPQGWAHFGHVKMPDYRWGIFLNPAEANRKIHFGDHKGEDAWQDVPGEYRANLRRIIVTQGDTEPASVEQQRHLGLTAPSMYDLRNLFQVNVEEGRHLWAMVYLLHKYFGRDGREEGEALLERRSGQQDNPRILQAFNEQTPDWLSFFMFTYFTDRDGKFQLCALAESAFDPLARTTKFMLTEEAHHMFVGESGVSRVIQRTCQVMNELKTDDPAKLRAAGVIDLPTLQRYLNFHYSVTIDLFGADESSNAATFYSTGLKGRYEEGKRMDDHVLKGQTYRILQAQNGQLTEKEVPMLNALNEVLRDDYIKDSMAGIERWNKVIDKAGIPFRLKVPHKAFHRNIGALAGVKVSPDGRVISDAEWRDFRDQWLPTDGDRAFVASLMGRVVEPGKFANWIAPPVMGINRQPVDFEYVRFN, from the coding sequence ATGTCCGGCATCAACTACAGCGACAAGATCCCCAACAACGTCAACCTGAGCGAAGACCGCACGCTGCAGCGCGCGCTCGAGCAATGGCAGCCCAACTACCTGAGCTGGTGGAACGACATGGGCCCGGAAGGCTCGCACCAGCACGATATCTACCTGCGCACCGCGATCAGCGTCGATCCGCAGGGCTGGGCCCATTTCGGCCACGTCAAGATGCCGGACTACCGCTGGGGCATCTTCCTGAACCCGGCCGAGGCCAACCGCAAGATCCATTTCGGCGACCACAAGGGCGAGGACGCGTGGCAGGACGTGCCGGGCGAGTACCGCGCCAACCTGCGCCGCATCATCGTGACGCAGGGCGATACCGAGCCCGCCTCGGTCGAGCAGCAGCGCCACCTGGGCCTGACCGCGCCCAGCATGTACGACCTGCGCAACCTGTTCCAGGTGAACGTGGAAGAGGGCCGCCACCTGTGGGCCATGGTCTACCTGCTGCACAAGTATTTTGGCCGCGACGGCCGCGAAGAGGGCGAGGCGCTGCTGGAGCGCCGCAGCGGCCAGCAGGACAACCCGCGCATCCTGCAGGCGTTCAACGAACAGACGCCCGACTGGCTGTCGTTCTTCATGTTCACCTACTTCACCGACCGCGATGGCAAGTTCCAGCTGTGCGCGCTGGCCGAGTCCGCCTTCGACCCGCTGGCGCGCACCACCAAGTTCATGCTGACCGAGGAAGCGCACCACATGTTCGTGGGCGAATCGGGCGTGTCGCGCGTGATCCAGCGCACCTGCCAGGTGATGAACGAACTCAAGACCGACGATCCGGCCAAGCTGCGCGCCGCGGGCGTGATCGACCTGCCCACGCTGCAGCGTTACCTGAACTTCCACTACAGCGTCACCATCGACCTGTTCGGTGCCGATGAATCCAGCAACGCCGCCACTTTCTACAGCACCGGCCTGAAGGGCCGCTACGAAGAAGGCAAGCGCATGGACGACCACGTGCTCAAGGGCCAGACCTACCGCATCCTGCAGGCGCAGAACGGCCAACTGACCGAGAAGGAAGTGCCGATGCTGAACGCGCTCAACGAAGTGCTGCGCGACGACTACATCAAGGACAGCATGGCCGGCATCGAGCGCTGGAACAAGGTCATCGACAAGGCCGGCATCCCGTTCCGCCTGAAGGTGCCGCACAAGGCCTTCCACCGCAATATCGGCGCGCTCGCCGGGGTCAAGGTCTCGCCCGACGGCCGTGTGATCTCCGACGCTGAATGGCGCGACTTCCGCGACCAGTGGCTGCCCACCGACGGCGACCGCGCCTTTGTCGCCAGCCTGATGGGCCGCGTGGTCGAGCCGGGCAAGTTTGCCAACTGGATCGCGCCGCCGGTGATGGGTATCAACCGGCAGCCGGTGGATTTCGAGTACGTGCGGTTTAACTGA
- the boxA gene encoding benzoyl-CoA 2,3-epoxidase subunit BoxA has protein sequence MDMAEIQVIKQHLIDPEICIRCNTCEATCPVGAITHDSRNYVVDADKCNLCMACIAPCPTGSIDNWRDVPKLRAYSVDEQLTWDALPDELSPEQLADMAPGAGLQPAAPEVPTASPLAGSAEEAFNSARYGATVPPWSAAHAYTNLYGAKAPTKTITATVTGNVRVTEVGRDYDTHHIVLDFGTTPFPVLEGQSIGIVPPGTDASGRPHHARQYSIASPRNGERPGYNNLSLTIKRVLQDHDGNPVRGVGSNYMCDLKVGDKVEVIGPFGASFLMPNHPRSNIVMICTGTGSAPMRAMTEWRRRLRKAGKFDGGKLMLFFGARTQEELPYFGPLQKLPKDFIDINLAFSRTAGQPKRYVQDLMRERAADLAALLASPDTYFYVCGLKSMEEGVVLALRDVAQQAGLNWEGVAERLKREGRLHLETY, from the coding sequence ATGGACATGGCAGAAATTCAAGTCATCAAGCAGCACCTGATCGATCCCGAGATCTGCATCCGCTGCAACACCTGCGAAGCCACCTGCCCGGTGGGCGCGATCACCCATGACTCGCGCAACTACGTGGTCGATGCCGACAAGTGCAACCTGTGCATGGCTTGCATTGCCCCGTGTCCGACCGGATCGATCGACAACTGGCGCGACGTGCCGAAGCTGCGCGCCTATAGCGTCGACGAGCAGCTGACCTGGGACGCGCTGCCGGATGAACTGTCGCCGGAGCAGCTCGCCGACATGGCCCCTGGCGCCGGCCTGCAGCCGGCAGCGCCGGAGGTTCCCACGGCATCGCCGCTGGCCGGCAGCGCCGAGGAGGCCTTCAACAGCGCCCGCTACGGCGCCACCGTGCCGCCGTGGTCCGCCGCGCATGCCTACACCAACCTGTATGGCGCCAAGGCGCCCACCAAGACCATCACCGCCACCGTCACCGGCAACGTGCGCGTGACCGAGGTGGGCCGCGACTACGACACCCACCACATCGTGCTGGACTTCGGCACCACGCCGTTCCCGGTGCTGGAAGGCCAGTCGATCGGCATCGTGCCGCCTGGCACCGACGCCAGCGGCCGCCCGCATCATGCGCGGCAGTACTCCATCGCCAGTCCGCGCAACGGCGAGCGGCCGGGCTACAACAACCTGTCGCTGACCATCAAGCGCGTGCTGCAGGACCACGACGGCAATCCCGTGCGCGGTGTCGGCTCGAACTATATGTGCGACCTGAAGGTGGGCGACAAGGTCGAGGTGATCGGCCCGTTCGGCGCCAGCTTCCTGATGCCCAACCATCCGCGCTCCAACATCGTGATGATCTGCACTGGTACCGGCAGCGCACCGATGCGGGCGATGACCGAATGGCGCCGGCGCCTGCGCAAGGCGGGCAAGTTCGACGGCGGCAAGCTGATGCTGTTCTTCGGCGCCCGCACGCAGGAGGAACTGCCTTATTTCGGTCCGCTGCAGAAGCTGCCCAAGGATTTCATCGACATCAACCTGGCGTTCTCGCGCACGGCGGGGCAGCCGAAGCGCTACGTGCAGGACCTGATGCGCGAGCGCGCGGCGGACCTGGCGGCACTGCTGGCCAGCCCTGACACGTACTTCTATGTGTGCGGGCTGAAGAGCATGGAAGAGGGCGTGGTGCTGGCGCTGCGCGATGTGGCGCAGCAGGCGGGGTTGAATTGGGAGGGGGTGGCTGAGCGGTTGAAGCGGGAGGGGCGCTTGCATCTGGAGACGTATTGA
- a CDS encoding helix-turn-helix transcriptional regulator, which produces MSSTILHESGLTPEAELHHGSSDAAANGPEKNPFLVALGERVRQQRACRGLTRKAAAQAAGVSERHLANLEYGSGNASILVLQHVAEALQCSLAGLLGDVTTSSPEWILLRELLEHRDEATLRRVRIAVGELLGTGGENAAQAARSPRVALIGLRGAGKTTLGGMLAEDLDFPFVELSREIEKFAGCSISEIQGLYGMNAYRRYERRALEEAIQIYPEAVIATPGGLVSDPATFNLLLAHCTTVWLQAEPEHHMERVRAQGDFRPMAASKEAMEDLRQILAGRAAFYSKAEFSLDTSAQPLDATFAGLRGLVREALRMPV; this is translated from the coding sequence ATGTCAAGCACTATATTGCATGAATCTGGGTTAACCCCTGAGGCGGAACTGCACCATGGTTCAAGCGACGCGGCCGCCAACGGGCCGGAGAAAAACCCCTTCCTGGTGGCCCTGGGCGAGCGCGTGCGCCAGCAGCGGGCCTGCCGGGGCCTGACCCGCAAGGCCGCCGCGCAGGCGGCGGGCGTCTCCGAGCGCCACCTCGCCAACCTGGAATACGGCAGCGGCAACGCCTCCATCCTGGTGCTGCAGCATGTGGCCGAGGCGCTGCAGTGCTCGCTGGCCGGGCTGCTGGGCGACGTCACCACGTCGTCGCCGGAATGGATCCTGCTGCGCGAGTTGCTGGAACACCGCGACGAAGCCACGCTGCGGCGCGTGCGTATTGCCGTGGGCGAGCTGCTCGGTACCGGCGGCGAGAACGCGGCCCAGGCCGCGCGCAGTCCGCGCGTGGCGCTGATCGGCTTGCGCGGCGCGGGCAAGACCACGCTGGGCGGGATGCTGGCCGAAGACCTGGATTTCCCGTTCGTGGAGCTGAGCCGCGAGATCGAGAAATTCGCCGGCTGCAGCATCTCCGAGATCCAGGGCCTGTACGGCATGAACGCCTATCGCCGCTATGAGCGGCGCGCGCTGGAGGAGGCCATCCAGATCTATCCCGAGGCCGTGATCGCCACGCCCGGCGGCCTGGTGTCGGACCCGGCCACCTTCAACCTGCTGCTGGCCCACTGCACCACGGTGTGGCTGCAGGCCGAGCCGGAACACCATATGGAACGGGTGCGGGCGCAGGGTGACTTCCGTCCGATGGCCGCCAGCAAGGAGGCCATGGAAGACCTGCGCCAGATCCTGGCCGGCCGCGCCGCCTTCTATTCCAAGGCGGAATTCTCGCTGGACACCAGCGCGCAGCCGCTCGACGCTACCTTTGCCGGCCTGCGCGGGCTGGTGCGGGAGGCGTTGCGCATGCCGGTGTGA
- a CDS encoding DUF4863 family protein → MSPTEFRSQIARLTAQLEGRPLDTALDAWLNAEHGAGSPTYQQLMASCQAGVAEGWLCDREGGGIRYGRVFKPADDLHGFSVDVVDMHDIAGPHHTHPEGEIDLIMPLDRDARFDGRPAGWLVCPPGSAHRPTVSNGRALVLYLLPQGRIDFTR, encoded by the coding sequence ATGTCCCCAACAGAATTCCGCAGCCAGATCGCGCGCCTCACCGCGCAACTGGAAGGCCGCCCGCTCGATACCGCGCTCGATGCATGGCTGAATGCCGAGCACGGTGCGGGCAGCCCGACCTACCAGCAACTGATGGCGTCATGTCAGGCCGGCGTAGCCGAAGGCTGGCTGTGCGACCGCGAAGGCGGCGGCATCCGCTACGGCCGGGTCTTCAAGCCCGCCGACGACCTGCACGGCTTTTCGGTCGACGTGGTCGACATGCACGACATCGCCGGACCGCACCACACCCATCCCGAGGGCGAGATCGACCTGATCATGCCGCTCGACCGCGACGCGCGCTTCGACGGCCGCCCCGCCGGCTGGCTGGTGTGCCCGCCGGGCAGCGCCCACCGCCCTACCGTCAGCAACGGCCGCGCGCTGGTGCTGTACCTGCTGCCGCAAGGCCGCATCGACTTCACGCGCTGA